Proteins encoded within one genomic window of Halalkalibacillus sediminis:
- a CDS encoding DUF2332 domain-containing protein: MLINNLANRFQRFAVDEAVGSCELYKELSFQIAEDEEILEMCTYAQKGQPAPNLLFGAVHYLQLKGNSHGLKEFYQSLVDNPQPPKEAFPYFKDFCQKHRNEIISLLETKLVQTNEVRRCAYLYPAFCYIHEKVKRPLALIEIGTSAGLQLLFDHYQYSYETEEVFGDRKSDVFVTSEVRSEQPPFLYDTPPPVSYRFGLDLHINDLSDPEDELWLKALIWPDHSHRRDLFENASEYVKSNPLNLIEGDGVALLPGIVEQIPQESVICVFHTHVANQIPDEGKAQLVQTIDYIGEKRDIFHLYNNMYDAELHLDYIVGGDKTTETIGQTNGHGRWFEWRVTN; encoded by the coding sequence ATGTTGATAAATAATCTAGCTAATCGCTTCCAAAGATTCGCAGTAGATGAGGCCGTAGGCTCCTGTGAATTATATAAAGAATTATCCTTTCAAATAGCTGAGGACGAAGAAATTCTCGAGATGTGTACATATGCACAAAAAGGTCAGCCTGCCCCGAACTTGTTATTCGGTGCCGTTCATTATTTGCAGCTGAAAGGGAATAGTCATGGGTTAAAAGAATTCTATCAGAGCTTGGTGGATAACCCTCAGCCACCCAAGGAGGCTTTTCCATATTTCAAGGACTTCTGTCAAAAACATAGAAATGAAATCATCAGCCTATTAGAGACCAAACTAGTCCAAACGAATGAAGTAAGACGTTGCGCTTATTTATATCCAGCTTTTTGTTACATCCACGAAAAAGTGAAACGCCCATTAGCTTTGATAGAAATTGGCACAAGCGCAGGGCTTCAGCTCCTTTTTGACCATTACCAATATTCCTATGAAACAGAGGAGGTATTTGGTGATCGTAAGTCCGATGTTTTTGTCACTTCAGAAGTTCGGTCGGAGCAACCTCCTTTTTTGTACGACACGCCACCACCAGTATCATACCGTTTCGGACTTGACTTACACATCAATGATCTGAGCGATCCAGAAGACGAGCTTTGGTTAAAAGCATTGATTTGGCCTGATCATTCACACCGACGTGATTTATTTGAGAACGCTTCGGAGTATGTAAAAAGCAATCCTTTGAATTTGATTGAGGGAGATGGAGTAGCATTGCTGCCGGGGATAGTGGAACAAATCCCACAGGAATCAGTTATTTGTGTGTTCCACACTCATGTAGCTAATCAGATTCCTGACGAAGGGAAAGCCCAGCTAGTTCAAACAATTGATTATATTGGAGAGAAACGCGATATTTTTCATTTATATAATAATATGTATGACGCTGAACTACATCTTGATTACATAGTTGGTGGAGATAAAACGACTGAAACAATAGGCCAGACGAACGGCCACGGAAGATGGTTTGAGTGGAGAGTTACAAACTAA
- a CDS encoding VOC family protein, whose protein sequence is MLNKVCVITVKVEKMDEAIDFYTKVLGFQVDQRYGEKIVSLEHEGLPIVLEEISTGKSNDQSVLFALYSDDLDGDIQHLEFHETKILFNHPEPCPPGRYTIIEDPSGNQIEIVEFSNKNK, encoded by the coding sequence ATGTTAAACAAAGTGTGTGTTATTACTGTAAAAGTTGAAAAAATGGACGAGGCGATTGATTTTTATACAAAGGTGCTGGGCTTTCAAGTTGACCAACGATACGGAGAGAAGATTGTGAGTTTAGAACATGAAGGCCTTCCAATAGTATTGGAAGAGATAAGTACTGGGAAATCGAATGATCAGAGCGTGTTATTTGCCCTGTATTCAGATGACCTTGATGGAGATATACAGCACTTAGAGTTTCATGAGACAAAGATATTATTTAACCACCCAGAACCTTGTCCACCTGGTCGCTACACAATTATTGAAGACCCTTCAGGTAACCAGATTGAAATCGTGGAATTTTCTAATAAGAATAAGTGA
- a CDS encoding zinc dependent phospholipase C family protein → MGSRIMHLVIANRIAEQLSIEDRTAFLLGGIAPDAVSPKDLSHFFEGDVDDYSRSIDYDRFLDKYSSNAGSHYLLGYYTHLIADDIWLKGFYLPWLKNRMEADEDLFYSYHNDFRLLNGKLLEYYGHNAELRNNLRNGAAIFDLQEVKSSDVEDFIPYVLGDMDYDMEVLEEELNVFTLKQIIGYVETSVDMSVLKMKPIFT, encoded by the coding sequence ATGGGTTCGCGAATAATGCACCTAGTAATCGCCAATAGAATAGCAGAACAACTATCGATTGAAGATCGAACAGCCTTTTTGCTTGGGGGAATTGCACCTGATGCAGTTTCGCCTAAAGACTTATCACATTTTTTTGAAGGTGATGTAGATGATTATTCCAGGAGTATTGACTATGATAGATTTCTGGATAAGTACAGTTCGAATGCGGGGAGCCACTATTTACTGGGGTATTATACACATTTGATTGCTGATGATATATGGCTGAAAGGTTTCTATCTTCCTTGGTTAAAAAACAGAATGGAAGCGGATGAAGATTTATTTTATTCATATCACAATGATTTCCGTTTGTTGAATGGAAAATTATTAGAATACTATGGCCATAATGCGGAACTAAGAAATAACCTTCGGAATGGTGCTGCAATCTTTGATTTACAAGAGGTTAAATCGAGTGATGTCGAGGACTTCATTCCATATGTTTTAGGTGATATGGATTATGATATGGAAGTTTTAGAGGAGGAGCTGAATGTTTTTACACTTAAACAGATCATTGGTTATGTTGAAACATCGGTCGATATGAGTGTTTTGAAAATGAAACCCATTTTCACATAA
- a CDS encoding HAD-IIIA family hydrolase, producing MKDIEAVFIDRDGTIGGTGHFIHPDDFVPYSFSPSALLLLKENDVKIYALTNQHRISKGEASLSDFRDEFSSMGFDDSFICPHSSSKGCRCHKPKPGLLQEAASKYGLDLAKTVVIGDVGSTDMLAADAVGAIKILVLTGWGKGSMRDYRHTWSGVEPDFIAENLLDAVEWILE from the coding sequence ATGAAGGACATTGAAGCTGTCTTTATAGACCGTGATGGTACCATTGGTGGAACGGGTCATTTCATACATCCTGATGATTTTGTTCCGTACTCTTTCAGCCCCAGTGCGCTCTTACTTCTTAAAGAAAACGATGTTAAAATTTATGCTCTTACTAATCAACATCGGATTAGTAAAGGAGAGGCATCATTATCTGATTTTCGAGACGAGTTTAGTTCGATGGGGTTTGACGATTCGTTCATTTGCCCCCACAGTTCTTCCAAAGGGTGTCGGTGCCATAAGCCTAAACCGGGATTGCTTCAAGAAGCGGCAAGTAAATATGGATTGGATTTAGCTAAAACAGTTGTCATTGGTGATGTTGGTTCAACTGATATGTTAGCTGCCGACGCGGTAGGGGCTATCAAAATTTTAGTTCTTACTGGATGGGGGAAGGGGTCCATGAGGGATTACCGTCATACTTGGAGTGGTGTAGAACCTGACTTTATAGCTGAGAATCTGCTAGATGCAGTTGAATGGATACTCGAATAA
- a CDS encoding dimethylarginine dimethylaminohydrolase family protein: MKGIASNYKINCNSEYSTLKKVLVVKPAFMKIKEVINETQKHYEVSNIDTTLALKQHAKFLDVMRAQGVKVIELSPEPRLNEQVFTRDIAFAINDELFVASMSEEVRQSETKHLKKWLHEHSISFHDGLAGTIEGGDVLIDGDTVWVGLSGRTTIEGIQDLQQRIPDHSVQPLEIKDDILHLDCVLNIISENTALVYPQAFTKKDLRTIKSNYKVIYITDEEQFQMGPNVLSIGDGKIISLPQNERLNKVLESKGFEVILVDISEIIKSGGSFRCCTLPLQRS; encoded by the coding sequence ATGAAGGGAATAGCATCCAACTACAAAATAAATTGTAATTCTGAGTATTCCACACTAAAAAAAGTACTGGTCGTGAAACCAGCTTTCATGAAGATTAAAGAAGTGATCAATGAAACTCAGAAGCACTACGAAGTAAGTAATATAGATACAACGCTCGCCCTGAAGCAACATGCCAAATTTTTAGATGTTATGAGGGCACAAGGAGTCAAAGTCATTGAGCTTTCTCCAGAACCTCGTTTGAATGAACAAGTATTTACTCGCGACATTGCATTTGCGATAAATGATGAATTGTTTGTTGCTTCTATGAGTGAAGAAGTTCGCCAAAGTGAAACCAAGCATTTGAAAAAGTGGTTGCATGAGCACTCGATTTCTTTCCATGATGGTTTGGCAGGTACTATTGAAGGCGGAGATGTCCTTATTGATGGGGATACTGTGTGGGTAGGATTAAGTGGGCGTACCACGATAGAAGGAATTCAAGATCTGCAGCAACGAATACCTGACCACAGCGTGCAACCATTAGAAATTAAAGATGATATTCTTCACCTTGATTGTGTCTTAAATATAATAAGTGAAAACACTGCACTTGTTTACCCTCAAGCTTTTACTAAAAAAGATTTGAGAACAATCAAATCTAACTATAAAGTTATCTATATTACTGATGAAGAACAGTTTCAAATGGGGCCAAACGTTCTCTCAATCGGTGATGGAAAAATCATCAGTCTCCCTCAAAATGAGCGATTGAATAAGGTTTTGGAATCTAAAGGTTTTGAGGTCATACTCGTCGATATTTCTGAAATCATTAAATCGGGTGGATCATTCAGATGTTGTACATTACCATTACAGCGAAGTTGA
- a CDS encoding YqcI/YcgG family protein — protein MLTKNSSYLLTKDDFEKADHLPDWLLREYKTFSEIVTDPTFPCFFGMTAQRKGELRYSYIEHDKWDHLPEAVESFLSLFTPENKTRHGLFIFVEPETEEKSIEYYRSYFWDILQYLHENDRFDWPTDAPKDPEHYLWDFHFAGEPIFTFGNAPAYKQRKTRDLGNSLVLGFQPRVIFEGLKGTEKGGIMSREKVRARVEAWDGLPKHPDISHFGDPDHNEWKQSFIGDDIEPIKGKCPFQHKSS, from the coding sequence ATGCTAACTAAAAATAGCTCATATCTACTTACAAAAGATGATTTTGAAAAAGCCGATCACTTACCTGATTGGCTTTTAAGAGAATATAAAACGTTTAGTGAAATTGTTACTGACCCCACATTCCCATGTTTCTTCGGCATGACAGCTCAACGGAAAGGCGAACTTCGTTATTCTTACATTGAGCATGATAAGTGGGATCATTTACCTGAAGCCGTAGAAAGTTTTCTAAGTCTTTTCACTCCTGAAAATAAAACGAGACACGGTTTGTTCATCTTTGTTGAGCCTGAGACTGAAGAGAAATCAATTGAATATTATCGGTCTTATTTCTGGGACATCTTACAATACCTCCACGAAAATGATCGCTTTGATTGGCCAACTGATGCACCTAAGGATCCTGAACATTATTTGTGGGACTTCCATTTTGCGGGTGAACCGATTTTCACTTTCGGGAATGCCCCAGCTTATAAGCAGAGAAAAACGAGGGATCTCGGCAATAGTCTGGTACTAGGATTTCAACCTCGAGTGATCTTTGAAGGTCTCAAAGGTACCGAAAAAGGTGGCATCATGTCCCGCGAAAAAGTTCGCGCCCGCGTAGAAGCATGGGATGGTCTTCCTAAGCACCCTGACATCAGCCATTTCGGGGATCCTGACCATAATGAATGGAAGCAATCTTTTATTGGAGACGACATCGAACCAATCAAAGGGAAATGCCCTTTTCAACATAAAAGTAGCTAG